A genomic stretch from Glaciecola nitratireducens FR1064 includes:
- the pabC gene encoding aminodeoxychorismate lyase: protein MMNVSDCAVTMVPSLKNRALNYGDGCFSTMLSRKGHIQLLDRHTKRLVNDAKKLKIINSKVSFSIDDLKNLIKTFALESYNAAKQSTETKSVETEWQIVKLLIARGDSERGYAPSMDSAPVFIPSAKDYYPVADHTVSLGLAHMKLAEQSILSGVKHLNRLEQVMAKIELADHEGVDDLILTNAKGLVIELTSSNVFYCIDGIWHTPCVEKSGVNGVMRQYILDYMQRNQIICNVSDMHVSALLSAQTAFSCNAVTQLVPVSHVSIGNESTCYDIGPSQCLAQKISDEIAKEKS, encoded by the coding sequence ATGATGAATGTATCAGACTGCGCTGTTACTATGGTGCCTTCACTAAAAAATCGTGCGTTAAATTATGGCGATGGTTGTTTTAGTACAATGTTAAGCAGAAAGGGTCATATCCAACTGCTTGATCGACACACAAAACGCCTAGTGAATGATGCGAAGAAATTAAAAATCATTAACAGCAAGGTAAGTTTCTCCATTGATGATTTAAAAAATCTGATAAAGACCTTCGCATTAGAAAGTTACAATGCAGCGAAGCAAAGCACAGAAACTAAGTCCGTAGAAACTGAATGGCAAATCGTGAAGCTCTTAATAGCGAGAGGCGACAGTGAACGCGGATATGCTCCTTCAATGGATAGCGCTCCTGTATTCATACCATCGGCGAAAGACTATTACCCAGTAGCGGATCACACAGTAAGTTTGGGACTAGCGCATATGAAGCTTGCTGAACAATCGATATTGTCGGGTGTTAAGCATTTAAATAGGCTCGAGCAGGTCATGGCCAAAATTGAGCTTGCCGACCATGAGGGCGTAGACGACTTAATATTAACTAATGCTAAAGGGCTAGTTATTGAGCTTACATCCTCTAATGTTTTTTATTGTATAGACGGTATATGGCATACTCCTTGTGTTGAGAAATCAGGTGTAAATGGAGTTATGCGACAATACATTTTGGACTATATGCAGCGTAATCAAATCATTTGCAACGTGAGTGATATGCATGTGTCAGCTTTACTATCTGCTCAAACTGCTTTCAGTTGCAATGCTGTAACCCAGCTAGTGCCGGTATCTCATGTCAGCATAGGCAATGAGTCAACTTGCTATGACATTGGGCCAAGCCAGTGCTTAGCACAAAAAATTTCGGATGAAATAGCAAAGGAGAAATCATGA